TTTCCGGAGCTATTATTATTTTCCTCCTCTCTTTCCTTGGGCTATACTGTATATATTTTGGTTTTATTTATCAGGTTTCCATGACCAAACCAATGGTTCGAAGTGGTGCAGTTGGTCTTGCTTCTTTTAGAAATACCCACAAGCATTCCTCGATGCTGCTAGGCAATATTCATTCTAATTATGGTAAGCCTGATAGTAAGCTGGTAATTCTCAACCCTGCGGGCAAAGAATCTGGAGGTCCAAGTCGTATAACCAACAGCGTGGCAGCTGGTTTCCAGATGATCGCTGCTCCATCTGCGCCATTCATTACTTCTGTGGCTCAAACGCAGAGCAGGAATGCGTTTTACAGTGCTTTGAAGAAGAAGACATCTACAAACATCTCAACTAGCTCTTGCATCTTCCCTTCTGTCGAGGAAAAATCAGACATCTCTAAGGAGCTTGTAGCTAGTAACCCTTCAAGTGTGCATGCTGCAGAAAGAGATGGTGGTTTTGAACCGGCAGACCTTCCAGATGAAGAAGAGGCTGAGTTCCTTAAATCCCTTGGGTGGGACGAAAACAATACTGAGGTAGAAGCCCTTACAGACGAGGAGATCAGAGCTTTCTATGAACAGGTATATGAACATAACAACACTCCTACTCCGGTTGCTTTGATTCTCTCTCATTGTTTTTTTCTAACACTCATTTGACTTTACATACAGCACAAGAAGTTGAAGCCATCACTGATGAAAAAGCTGCCTATCATTAAAGAGGCAACTGAGGACGCAACTCTCAGCTCGTGATCCGATTTTGAAGATAGTTTTCTCATTTCTCTTTCCTTATTTTGGTGGTGGGGAGCTTCAGTTGCACTATGAGTGTTGTTCTACTTCTTCAGAAAAGCAACAAAATTGAGTATTTGTACATCTTTTGGTCTGAAGATAGAGACTGGTTTTGTTTTCAAAGCTTCGTTGGAGCACCATTAACCCTAGCACCCCACTTGGTGCTTAATTTTTTTCTTTTTTGGTTTTTTCTCTGATTAAAAAAAAAAATTAAAAACGAACCAATCACGGAGCGCCACATGTCAGTGGGGCCCGCAAAACAGCTCAAGCATCGACGCCAAATCTGACGTTTTTAGCGCTCCATTTTCTTCTTTTATGGTGGGCTCCACCAACAAACACTCCATTGGAGATGCTCTTAGAGCACCATTATCGCATTGGGTTTCTTATTTTTTTATTTTTTATTTTTTAAAGAAAGAATCAATCGCGGGCCACCACATGTCAGTGGGGCCCGCAAACAGCACTAAAGACACACCAAAGATGTCTACTATTTCGCTATTTCTGCATACGTTTTTAAAAAATTATGCGGGACCCATACCTTAAAACCTTTGTTTATATAAGGCGATAAAGGTGCTCTTAGGTTTCTAATGTTTGATGACAATGATGATGACTGGGGAAAGAGAAAACATCTTGGTGGTATGAATGCAAAATTTAAAGGCTTTCGGTTTCTGTCTTAAAAATAAGTATTTCGTCTTTCGCATTTTTTTTTTCTCTATTTTAATTGGTTTCTTATGCGAACGGGATGCAAATGTAATGTTATTCCCTTGCCCTTTTTTTTTGGTATTGGAAAAGTCAATTTTCTGTGTATCATGATCATTTTAATTTTTAGAAGTAGATTAATGTGAAAACATTAACTAATTAAAAATATACATATCACTAATAATAATTATATTTTTTCCTTAATAAAAAATTAATTGAATTTTTTATTTTAATTTTCTCTTTTTACAAAACCAGATAAATAATAAAAAAATATTGATAAAATAAAAATATATAGATATTATATATATAACATATTTAATATAATATAAATAATAATAGTTGATTGGATAATAAATAGCATAATAATTTTTCAAATGTTTACTAATCAAAAACTCTATTAAGAACTTTTTTTTTTTTGAAAAAGACCATATTAAAAAAATTCTGCCTAATTTCTCTCGGTAAAAAAATCAGCTTTTCTAGATTTTTTCTAAGACCGGTTTTGACCATAATTTATTGCTTTTGTAATATATATTTTTAAGGTATTTAATGATTAATGGAGAATTCTTAGGATGAAGTTCTTAGAGAAATTTAAGAAACCGTCTGTTAATTTTTAACTAAAAAAGCTAAGAACCGGTTCTTAAATAAGATATTTAAGAGCCGGTTTTTATTTTATTTTAGTTAAAAATTATGAGACGGTTTCTTAAATTCCGTTAAGAACCCCGCCTTAAGAGTTCCTCATTAATCATACTCTAAAGATGTGGGCTTCACCGTAATAGTGACCTTTTTTTCTCAATCAATATATTTGAAGGAATGTACGTAATGATACTAAAAAGAATATTTTTTTCTATTTTGCTCCTTTCACACATAAATAACAAAAGACGTTGGCCATTGTGAGTAGAAATGGCAAACTCATAAATGATTACTCTTCTTGCAGTTTCTCACCACAATCTTGGTGTTTAATGATGTTTAGAAAATAAAAAGGGAGTTTCTTCACGGTTTCTCTCCATTATGTCAGTTATCTCCATGAAAGAATCCACGTCCCTTCGTAATGGAACAGTTTTTCACAAAGATTTGCGATGTAAAGAGTATAAAATCCAATTCACTGGATAATCTTTAGTTACTTTCTTCTTTATTTCTTACCACATATTATGTATTTTCTTTGGAAATTATACTCGATTATCATCAACATTGCTGATAAAAAAAATGGAGAGCATTACAAGATATTGATTTGGATTTCAATGATGCGCCGATCCCCTTGCCTACAGAGGTCGCCCCGACAAGCGGCATACGAGAACCGCTTCCTTCTGGTGGGACATACTGTCTTGCCTAGGCGAAAAACCTAAAATCAATAGGGGCAGCAATGCATGTTGGTGGTATGAATGAAAAATTTAAAATCTTTTGGCTTCTTTCTTAAAAATAAGAATTTAATCTTTTGCCCATTTTCTTTATTAGTTTTAGTTATTTCTCTATTTTTCTCCAACTCAATATTCTCGAACCGTAAACGTGTAACTTAGTTTGCTGATGCGATCGGGATGCAAAAGTATTTTGTTATGGATGTATAGAAGGAATGGAAATAACCTCTTGGTTTAACTTTTAAAGGAAATACACCAGAAGCATCGTCTGTAGATAGTATTCCTTTCAGAAACAAAAAATAAAAAGCATGTGTTGCAAAACATTCAAGCTGATCTCTGATTTGATTGTTTGTTCACCGTTGAGCAGCTTGAAAAAAACCCGAAGATATAGCTTTGTTTTTTATGTATGGTTTTCAGATTAATGTTGTGTTTTTGAATAATAAAATAATTGATGGTGAGGCAGTCAGTAATGGAATAAAGGTCTATACGACATTTTCTTGTGTGGATCATATCTTAGAACGTAAATATTAAGTTTGGGAACATCTTACGTGTTTTTCCTTAACAAGAAATAGATTATGGTTCATGATTGGTGATTTTAGTAAGATCACATGGCATAATGAAAATGGAAGGAAAGACGGTTCCTTTGATAATTTGTTCTTACTTTTTAAGCAGATGTTGTGGAATGCTGAAATTTCCATGCTTTTGAAATTTGATTTCTTGGGTTGGAAAAAGGGGACAATTAACAGTGAGATACTGCCTTGTACAAGCTATAGGGAATGAAGATTGGCAAAAAAAAAATCCCATATTCTAAAGTTCAATGTTGGGGTCAAAATCGGTTACGACGAAATCAATGTCGCAAAGTTCTCGAGAAACCTTTCTTCTCTCGAAAGGAAAAAAATGCAGGAAAACTAAAACTTCGTAAAAAGTATTACGCGACAAGTTCTCGGAAAAGATTATTCAATCTCTCGAGCAAACGATTNNNNNNNNNNNNNNNNNNNNNNNNNNNNNNNNNNNNNNNNNNNNNNNNNNNNNNNNNNNNNNNNNNNNNNNNNNNNNNNNNNNNNNNNNNNNNNNNNNNNGATTATTCAATCTCTCGAGCAAACGATTCTCGAGCGACGAAACAACCGAACCAGCTTCGTCCAACTCGCCATCAGGCGTGTTGAATGGACCCCATCCAACTCGCACGATGGCGATTTGGATCGACCTCGTCCAACTCTCCAGCGGGTGAGTTGGACCGACCTCGTCCAACTCGCCATCAGGCGAGTTGGATCGACCATGTCTAACTCGCCATCAGGCGAGTTGGATCAGCTTCATCCGACTCGCCATCAGGCGACCTGGACCAATCCCACCCCATGTACTCTCGTTTCACTCTCCGGAACTCTCTCCTTCGAGTCTTGATCAAACTGTCTCTTGTTTCATCTCGATCGGAGTTACCGTTGAAACTTTAATATAAAATTAACAAAGACTTATTTTCTCATATGAATTCAAATAAATCATATAAAACGATAGCGGTTAACTTAACACCATAGTTGTCTCGACTATACGATTGGTTCCCACTATTTCGTAAAACCGACGTCATACGGAAGTTGATTTCTCTGAAAGAAATCGTAAAAACGCTTCAGTAAAAAAAAGGGCCGAAAAGGTCTAAAACGCGGCAAAAGCCCACTTACGATTTTAGACGAGAATGTGCCCAAAGTTACTTTGAAGGTTTATCGAATATTCACGAAAGAAGATAAATTTCAAGTTTTGAAAGATAATCATGAAGATCGAGAAAAATGAAATATTTCCGCAAAAGTATAAACTCAACCGGGGCAGAAAAGGAAAGGAAAACCGACCTTGGATGAGTATATAAGAGAAGCCAGATGAGAGGCGGAAAAGAGAACTTTTGACACATGAAATTTAGCACTTAGAGCAACTTTGGCAATTTTTCGTTTTTGTTATCGAGCTGCGACTCAATTAGGTATCCTGCCTTAGGAAGTTAGAACTAGGAACTCATCGACAGCTCTTGCGGCCGAGGCTTTTACATGTTGTAAACGCTCATACGCAGATTCATAATAATATCTTCTTTGCTCTCTTTTCGTTATTCTTGATTTATTATTTCTCGATTTTTCTCCAAATCAATAGTCTCAAATCGTAAACGTTTAACTTAGTTTGCTGATACAATCGAGACGCAAATGTGTTTTATGGATATATCGAAGGACTGGAAATAACCTCACACTTTAACGTTTATAGGGAATACACCAGGAGCATCGTCAATAAATAGTATTCCTTTTATAAATGAAAATAGAAGCATGTGTTGCAAAACATTCTGGCTGATCTCGAATTTGATTGTTTGTTTAATGTATAGCCACTTGGACAAACCGAAGATTTAGCTTTGTTTTTATGTTTGATTTTCAGATTAATATTGTGTTTTTGAATAATAGAATAATTGATGGTGAGGAAGTCACTAATGGAATAAAAGGCTATATGACATTTGCTTGTGTGGATCATGTCTTAGAACGCAAATATTAAGTTTGGGAACATTTTACAAGTTTTGCCTTAACAAAAAATGGATCATGCTTCATGATTGATGATTTTAGTAAGATCGCATGGCATAATGAAAATGGAAGGAAAGACAGTTCCTTTGATAATTTTTTCATACTTTTTAAGCAGATGTTGTGGAATTTGAAATTTCCATGTTTTTGAAATTTGATGTCTTGGGTGGGAAAAAGGAGACAATCAATAGTGAGATGACATGTAAGACCCGATCTTGGGATCCTGAACCCAACTAAGACCCGCGGCCTTACACCAACTCAATCCGACTCTTGATTCATTTTAGGTTCAATATTTACTATGTCATTTTCAATCATATGAGGTTCATAAGACAATCGACCAGTATGTATAAACAATAAGGTAAATCAATCTTGTATTAATATAAAATGAAATTCAATACATAGGTTTAAGTTGCACTATAGGTTATCATAAGTTCATTCCTAATTCGATCTACCTATACACCACACAACTTTGCGCTGACTGAGTCTTCATGGCTTCTTGGTCGTACTACGAGTAACCGCAGATCCTGAAACCGTAAACCATCACATTAATCACAATCCGATATCCTAACAATCGATTCTAACAATGTATGGTTTTGTTCTATTACCTAACTCAAAAACCTCTATCAAACTCATCATATAACAATCGGCCATACTTAGATCCATCCCAAGGACAATCTCCAACCATCAAATCATAACTGAACCGCCCAGATCCAGTCCGACCGCACGGTTGGGATAGCGATCCTTATACTGGGATAATCTAGTATCTCTGAAAATCTCCAATGAAAATTTATTTAGGGGAATCACAAGAGATTCTCTAGAGCTACTAAGGCATGCAGAGGGTGAATGTCAAGTTCGGTTTGAAGTGAACGCTAAAGAATTTTAGGAGATGCAACTACAACATCATCCAATGATATCCCAACCCTTAAGTTTGCAAAGCATATGTTAAGTTGATGGTCCATGAACTTCTGAGGCACAATTCAGTGGATGTGGATGTGTGTGAAAAGATTTTTCAGGACATGAGCAACTTCTGGAATTAAGGAATCAAAAGAGGCGCTCTCATCTCTACATATGAAGCTGGAAGCGCTTACTTGGGGTATGAAAAGTCTGCTTCATTACTTATCTTGCCAACATTTCAGAACAAATTGAAAGGATCTAATCTTAGTGATACAAGAATCAAAGTATGACCAAAATTTTTCAATGAAATTGAAAGAATTATCTATTCTAAATAAAAGACTTCAAGATTTCAAGAGTACCTATCATCCCCAAGCGCAAAACCAGATTGTTAATTCTTGAGTTAAGACTGCACAAACTTTTCATAGAATTTTTTTGTTGATTGTTCTATTCTTATCTGATTTCTTATACCACCTATTGATTGAGTAATTGAATAGTTTTTCAATATCATAATATAAAAATAAATATAAAACATTAATATTTATTTGAGTCTAGATAGAGACCCTTACAGTCTTTGAGATCGGGAATCAAAGGCAAATGGGGAATCAACACAAAATAATCATATAACACATGAGACCCATAATTCATTTCCGGTTTATTAATAACGGATTAAAGTCATACAGTTGTGAATTTGAGTTTGGGGTGGCATTATTTTAAGAAGGCATCACTCAAAAAAGTTAGATGTCTAAAATGAAGTTTTCTTTTTGCATGCAAAATTAAAATAACTTCTAGGGACAATGCACTGTTTGACAGTAACCATAAGTGGTAGCTTATGTAATGGAAAGTTTCGAACAGGTGAAGATGATGTTTTCACCTGAAAGGTAATCATTGCTCTCGATACATTCGTATGAACTCAATGAAATTAAAGAGAAGTATTTTCACTCCACTAGCAGAGAACAGAAAGACATGAATATTGTGCTACAACTTTTGGTTCAATATATACGTCTGTGTTGTTGACAAAACAAAATGCATAAAATATTTTCTTATATATTATTTTCTTATAACATTTTCTTATATATTAGTATCTGTTAAAAATATATGTCAAATCCTTTTTTTTGCAAGTATACACAATATAAATGAAATTGTGATAGTGTTATTTTCTGTTACCAGAAAAATTTCAGATTATAGTATCTTTATCAAAATGTATTTGTAGATACAGTAACTAAATTATGATAGTAAAAGAATATGCAAAACAGTTTTTTCAGTTAAAGATTTTTCATTCGTCATACATATTATTTTTTCCTCAAAAATTATAGAAACAGTTTATATAAATGATAGATATGATGAGTGTACGAAAGTAAGGTAGTATATATGTTAAAATCTGTTCATAGATATATTAATTAAACTGTAATAG
The DNA window shown above is from Brassica oleracea var. oleracea cultivar TO1000 chromosome C3, BOL, whole genome shotgun sequence and carries:
- the LOC106330020 gene encoding uncharacterized protein LOC106330020, whose product is MEKREPSLVPEWLRSSGNGSGVGNKSHIQSSSARSGDPDAVKISSSDLSLAVQSLSVGDSGITAGEGWASAPAEVPNDIKKSGSDSDITSNTLTGQTRNMAEALLQPPRTGAFPQGYSMIKRLEDQALKLIPVVPSAPKGSVSMTKPMVRSGAVGLASFRNTHKHSSMLLGNIHSNYGKPDSKLVILNPAGKESGGPSRITNSVAAGFQMIAAPSAPFITSVAQTQSRNAFYSALKKKTSTNISTSSCIFPSVEEKSDISKELVASNPSSVHAAERDGGFEPADLPDEEEAEFLKSLGWDENNTEVEALTDEEIRAFYEQHKKLKPSLMKKLPIIKEATEDATLSS